CCCCTCAGCTCTCCATCCCCGGCACCCCGCGCCTCCTCGGCCCGTCGGTCCGGATCTGGGACCCCTGCAACGTCCTTCTCCCCTCGCCTCTGCCTGCGTCTGCGATCTCATCCGGAGGCCCCATGGACTGGGCCACGGAGGTGCTCCTTATTGCCCATGGCGAATGGGAGGCTGGCCTGCGGCCGGATCGGGTCGGCGGGCGGTGGCCGGCGGCGGGGCTGACCCCAAAGGGGGAGCGCCAGGCCAGGGCTTTGGCCGTGTTCCTCAAATCTCAAGGTTTGAGGTTTACTTCCGTATATACGTCGCCGTTGGATCGGGCGAGGGCCACTGCGACCTTTATTTGTCAGGTAACTTAGGATGAATTCCTTCTTTCTGTGATCATTTATCACTCCAGTTTGGTTTGGTTGCTGGAATTAATCAACTATGCTGCTTCATTGCAGAGTATAATCCTTGTATTCCTTGGCTGCTTTAGAATGCGTTACCAATTAAATGTATAGagctttttattttaattttagcaaAAGTTCGATTTTTAATGCATTTTGGATATTTAAATGCAAATATAGTTGTTATCTGAATTGCTGAGCTCTAATTTGCGGTgtacttgttttttcttttcgtGATTATTATGGAGCATTGTGAATTATCTTGTGGTTTGGAATTTTATTTAACAAAGAAGTTGTTAGGATGCATCATTTCTATGTCTTCGCTGGTATTATCTTATATAGGTGTGGAATTGTTATCAAACGTAGTAGGCATCATGAACATATCTTGTAAGAGTGATCCTGAAGCATTCATTTTTATTGCACCCCTTTGAAGTGCGATAGTGTATTAACTGGAATTGGCAGTAGGCAGATAGGCATGGAGCCTGTATGCCTTGTTCTGGATAAACAATCACTAGTACAGAGATAATTTTGTGCATTATTCATCAGTCACGCTTCTTTTATAACcaactattatcttcttgatccaaAATTGCTGCCTGTCTTATAGAATGATATTATTATTTGAAGAAATTTCATATAGGAAAAAATGCTAGAGAAACAGTTCTTTCGTTGAACATGAGACATGTCACTGAGAAAAAAATTGCCTTGTCAACCCTTTGCCATTTGGGAAATGGATGGGTGCTTTTTGCACAATGTCAAGAAACCTTGTTAAATTGCTTCTTTGAAGACTGGTTCTCTTTCATTTATTAATTAGCCTATATGAATTTGATGAATGCATGTTTTGGAAGCAAATATTGTTGGCTTGAATAACATTAACTGTGCAGACATTTTTAAACCAAATGTCATCTGCTTTGTTAAGATGTTTGCCTTTTCTATAGAACAATTCATCTGAGAAGAAATTGCAGTATGGTTTTCACAACTAGTTACATATCTTGTATATCAAATTACACCCAGttttgacataatttttggggttTCACGCCATATATTAGAAGCCTAGGCTGAATGAGGAAAAATTGATCATCTATTGGTTACATGTAGGGTTCCAACTTCTTTTACCTTTCCTTCACAACTCTCAAGCCATATTTCCTTCTATCTCGAAATAAGTTTTGCTGGCCCAATTCATAACTTTAGGGTATGTGAATCTTGAAGTACTTTTGTTGCCCTGTTAAtgtgtctctctttttttttttttgttcctttgCTTTCCATCCACTTCTTTTCCTCCTGAGATGAAGTGCTATTTTGGCTCGTCATGTTTACCTTCTTGTTTCTTTCCTATCAATTAAAGTAGTTCGGTTTTCCATGATTTCCAGTAAGGAAACGCGAAGCATATGGAATGCAAAAATTCCACTGCAAAATCAGCATAGCCATATCAACAACTTGAAGCAACATGAGACAGCAATATGGTAGTGGTAGGAGCTTGAGCAATCAGCCAGGTGGTGATGCCCATTTAAGAAAGCAGAAGACAAGTCAAAAAAAACTTGTCATCTATGTAATCATGCAACACCAGAAACTTAGCAGCCCACTAGACTGAAGGCATGAACCTTGACCATCTTCAATGACAAATCTCAAGCGATTTCCTGCAGAGATCATTTAATAGCCTATTAAACAACCTCTGCACAATTTTATGACATACTTTTTCATTAGGCATGTATATTTAGACAGAGTTTTGTTAATGCAGTTTGCAATGTTTGTGGCATGGTGGAGATCTGATACTTGCATGCTCTGCTGGGCGTTTTGGGGCAGTTTAGATCTGGTTAGGCTAGTTTTAACTAGAATTGGATCCCTAATTATTTGTTTATGGAACAAAAACATTATTTTGTTAATCGAGTTGGATGGAGGCCATGAAGAATGTCAGTAATTTTGGGGTGGCCATCCTGAATTAAATGACTGCCAACAATGTATCTTCACTAGGAATATCTAATACTTTAATCCAAGACAAAAGGAAGAAGTTTCAGTAATACAGCATGCTGGAAACTATGGCAAAAATGTTTGAAGTTGTCTGTAAGAATGAAAAAGTCATAGCTATTAGAAGTATGCATATATATGGGCTGGTGTTAAGGTTTAAAGTGCTGGCTGTCTGGCATGAACTGGCAGTTACCATACCAGCATGCTGCACTGCTAGTTCCCTGTGTGCTGGTCTGTGTGTGAAAAGAACTTGTACCCTTGGGACAATATCACATGACACATTCTTAGATAGAATGTTTGCCTTCATCGCCTCCGATATGTGATACCTCAATATTTGGCTGCCATTCTCGCTAAGGAAATTTCGGTAGTATGAAGCTATACTGAACAAGTGCTGGGAAATTCTGAGATAGAATGTTTGTTGTTCATGTTTTGAGCATTTATTCTGTAACTGTTCTAGAGGGGcattcatgattttagattttgtaTCAGCATCTATGGCTTGCTTTCTCCTTACCTGAGCCCTAATCTTTTAAGGTTGACCAAAATTCTGGTCACTTATTAGAAATAGTCATTAGAAATTCTTTTAAACTTATAAGTGTTTGATTGCTTTATATAGGCTTCTTATGTTTCAAGTTGCATTTTGAAGAGCTACTTTGCTTGTTCTTTATCTATCATTTAATTATCTGATTCTCCATAGGGTTTAAAAAAATATTGTCAAAAAGGTATTCTTGTTATTGCCATCTGTCAAACAATTTTAATTGCCAATAATGCAAGAGGGTCTTCTTTCTATTGTACTATATCTGATACTTATGTGTGCATAAAGCCTTTGAATCTTTTCCTGTTGCTGGATTACAGCAGAAGTTATTGATATGTGATTCAATTCCACAGGAACTTGGTTTTGCAGAGGAGCAGATAAAATCTTCAGATGCATTGGTTGAAATAAGTCAGGGTCAGTGGGAAGGCTGCCTGCAATCAGAAGTTTACACTCCAGATATTGTCAGCTTAGTGGACAGAAGTCAGCCTGATTTCTCTGCACCTTCAGGAGAATCACTCAGGCAGGTGGAATTTCGGATGATTGAATTCCTTAACAGAACAGTCCTAAGATTGCCTGAGAAACTGGCTATTCAAGCTACATCAATGCATCAAAATGAGACAAAGGAATTCTGCTGCAACAGCTCTACAAATTCAGTTCATGACCGAGATGGGCCTCACTGGGATTTGCTTTACAGGCATAATCAGCCTTTCCTTCAAAGGAAAAAATCTGGAAAAAGTAGGCTTCAGTTTGTGACAACTGGAGATAATGAAACAGAAGATGAGTTCTCTCATGGAGGACCTGCACGCAGGGAACTTCTTTGTGAAGCAAATACCAGAAACCTCAATACCTCCATTGGGATCTTCACTCATGCAGTCCCCATAAAATGTCTTCTCACTGGCTTGCTGAATTGCAGTCCGGTGATGTCTCATAAGATATGTATAGATGATTCTTCAGTGACGCTGCTGCAGCACTCACAGAGAACAGGATGGCAAATCAAGAAACTGAACGATACTGCACATCTCAAGCTTCTTTAGACAGCAACAAAAGGAGAAGCCTTGCTGGATTTACAAGTTAACAATGGGAGAAGTTAAAGTGCTGCCTATGTTCTCCTTTTTGAATCTGTTTGTGAACCTGGATTTGTTATAATTGAGAAGCCCTTTATGTTTTATTTGCTGGAAATATCAGTTGATCTGAAGGCTGTGGATACCAATTGCAGTGTTTTATAAATTCATTTTGACATAACTTGATGGAAATTGGAAAGTTCTGTTGGAAGAGAGAAGTCTGGGTGTGAGTGAGGCGGCTAAAGGAGTCATATTTAAATGTTCTAGATATTGTtcatcaccagctccaaaagccTAGGAACTGGAGGTTTGGTCTTGATTTGTTGTATCTGTCATTGTCCCATATTTTGATCCATAACTGAAGTtatgaatattatttttaattcaatCTTTTTGTGGATATTACACATGGTATTTATTCGCTTGCTGATGGTAAATGAGTTTTAAAACTTCTATGTTGTTCGTAAAATTTGATCAGTTGTTTTGTTGACCGGCCATCACCTAAAATTCTAAGCTTTAGTTAATGTggcaaaaaatatttaatttcagaTTTTGCTCTAGATAATAAAAAGCATAAGAGATTAgcgtctttaatttttttttcctcataaaACAGGAATGGAGAAAGGAGGTTTTTGTAAAATTATTCCTTGTGGTAGACAAATTCCTCGTGTTGTCAATGATGTCAATAGAATGGAGGTTCTGATTAAGAACCAAGGAACAAAGCCACCATTTTGCAATATGGTTGAGCTCTGAGATAGAACTATTGTGTCTCTGGTCGGTGATAAGAAGCATTTCAAGCAGCTATAGAACAAACCAGGTCAACTTCCAAGCTTAGGAATCGTATTAGGAATGTGTCTGCTTTTATGATgatctttttattttaatatttttttggtatgcACTCTTGTGATGATTACCCATAACATTACATGATAGGAAGCGCTATCATTGATCTCAAGGTCATGGAAATTTTAGGACATGTTGCTGCCTCAAACTTCACCAGAGAGATTCCATCCATCAAGTTAAGATCCTATAAATAAAGAGAATTGTCATGATTCTGGACAATATTTGGGGGAAGTATGTTTAATTTAATTCCGACTACAGTGATTGTCGCTTCAGATCTCAAAATCTATACAAGCTATAAATTCTTATAGTCTATGTTTTTGAGACATCTCATGCATAGAACATGATGTTAGCTTGCTTCTCAATAAAAGTGGCCTTGCTAGGAATTCTCATCGGGTTGAAATACTGGAAGCCAGAAACATCGGAAAATTCACTGCAGAAAGGTTACCAAAAACAAATAAAATTATCACTGAGAAACACCAGCAAAGTCATGCACTTCAACTTCCTGTCTTGCATTATAAGCTTTtgcctttgtttctttttttttaaagaaatattATAACTTGGGACTTTCATGTGATGAATTCAATCCTCTTTTTATGGGCATAGCTTGCTTCCAGTCAAGAGAATAGCAGAAAAAAATGTTTGTAGTAGGCGCATGTTATTTTTGCTGATAAAATACACAACCAGTGCCATGCACCATTAGATCCTAATGTCACATATCTTGGTTTCCCCCTGCTTTTTCTATTCGATAACAAAACAGTAACCATTTCTTCTCATAAACAGAACCGATATTTTATGTTACTAAATTTGTGGAAGTTATCTATATTTAGTTTAAGATGAATTCAACCTTATTCTCAAGCTTGTACTCATGCAGGCTTTTCGGTTCCATCTCATACAAACATAATGTTAGTTTGTTCAAATACCTAATCATCTTAGCTATATTGTGTCTGAATTACTAGAAAAGCTTGAAGAAGCTAACTCAtatcatcaaaaattaatcatcaaaatcaattcttcatAACATCGGGACTTAATACCAGCCAGGAAGAAATTAACAGGACAGGTGGCTTCTACTGCCTCCAGCTTGAAATATCTATTACCAACTTCAACAAACAAGAAAAGATACTGATGATAAGGAAAGATAGAACAACACTGGTCCACATATCTTCAGATATGCCATTAACATTATGGCAAACCACCTGCACGAAATGCACTCAGGATTAGGGTCTTCAGCCTAGAAAATTGAGATGTGTTCTGCTTGTTCTTGGGACTGGAGCTGTTAGAACTCATTAGTTTCTGAATCTTCATATGGAGAGCCCCATTCTCATCCATCAACTTGCTATGCTGCTCTTGGAGTATATGGTTCTCTTTCATAAGATTTTCAATCTGACTCCATAATTCCCTATTggcttctcttttctcttcatttCTTCTCGTCAGCTCATTCAGGTGTGTCCAATTCTCCTCTATAAGCCCCAGCATTTGTTCAGAACATGAGATCCGCTGCTCCAGAGAATGGAATGTGTCAGAACCTTTGACAGTATTTTCAGTGAAAGTGAAACCATTTCTCCTTTGAACGCCCTTTTCTGCCATAACAGTCTGTTGGTTCTCTACTAGTATCATTCTTCCAGATATTTCTGAACTCATTTCATCTGTGGCATCTGACCTGAAACCATCTGCAGTTTCTGTAATGACATTCCTCGCATTTGTTTGGAGTTCAGCATCTTCCACCCCAGACTCAGGATTCGAGTCAGAGGGTTCCAATTGGGTAACTTTTTCCACACCATGAAAATTCTCAAGCTGTTGTGTGGAAGTAGATGAGAGCGATGACCGGTAAGATAGCTGGTTGTAATATTCTGCAGCTGAATGATATAATCTTTGGAAATCTTCAACCCTCTTCACAAGCTCCTGTTTCCTCTGATAAAACATTTCAGCTTTCTGACCAAAAGAATTTCCATCCTCTTGTTGTATCAATGTGAGCATTGCTTTCGTGTTTTCTTCAAGCTCTACAAAGCACCAAGCAAAAAATGCAGTATCTGCCATCTCAATTTCTAAACAAATCAATCAGGCTATTTAGAGgactttcattttttatttttccctCCCAAAACAACATGAGATTTTTTGACTCTTTAGACCTCCATGAATTTAGTTGATGGATAAATTCAAAGTGGATCTTCCAAAAGGAAAAATAATACCAAAGACCGAATCAATCGAAACATTACAACAAATGTATTCAAGGGGGATTATATAGCTATGACTAAGATTCTAATGCAGTACCTAATACCATCTTGATGTGGGAATACATTCAAAGTCAAATCAACATACATGCATGTCTTGGAGGTGTGGAAAGTGCAACTCTCAACCAAGTAATATAATATAAACTGTTATCACAAGCTATTTTCATGTAATAGAAATATAGTATTTTCTTTCTCAAAACattaaaatatcatttttatataaaaaatatttctacctTTTAAATAAAGAGGAAGCAAAAGGATTAAGAAAAAATAACAAATGTCGAAGGGCGTATACATACCTAAGAGTGTCGATTGAATCCATGCAGATTGGTAGGTGCTACTTTGGTCATTCCACCACCGGGTATACAAAATTTTTTCCAGCCCACCCTCCATTTTTCTCTACTTTGCTGCTTTTTTGTGTTTTCAGGAGATTGGAAGCGTACCATGGCACGGTTGATAACCCTTTTATCCAAGCGTTGGAGGTAAGAAAGAGATGAAGATGTTTATTAACTttccaaaaataatttattttctacttgatcattgcctctaaTTAGTCTGATATTAAATTCTAAAGATTTCCTTttctgttctcttttttttttttttcttgaattcatACCCATTACAAGGAGTTAATGACAGAatattctcttttattttgtcaGTTCGATGATTACGCTCATGACTTCCGGGAATTATTCCAAAGGCGCCTGAAAAGTAATCCAACAGTGGAACCGTGGTCCTTAGCACCAAATGTAAGGTCCAGATCTATCAATTCTTCATGTGAATTATTCCAAAGGCGCCTGAAAAGTAATCCAACAGTGGAACCTTGGTCCTTAGCACCAAATGTAAGGTCCAGATCTATCAATTCTTCATGTGATCAACATGACAAGCGATTTAACTTTAGATAGAGATCGGCTAATGCTAGAGAAACTGGAATATTGAAAAGATAAGAAGAACGAGAGAGTGTTGAAAAAACTCAGGGTTTTCTAAAAAAAAGAagctcaagatttcaaaatttccTCATTGGTCCTTCCAAAAGAAAGGCATTCACATGTTCGATGCATGTGGCTGATTATAGAGAATAAGGGTTCTGCAACATTCACATCAAATTTCAAGTTCGGATTCAAGTTCAGATTTTTCTTATTtgagtttaatttttatttggacgtttttttttttctcgaatTAGGAAAAAATGAAGCATGCCGATATTAGGGTGAGCATAGGCTAAGCCCAGGTCATCAGTAAGCAGATATCTGCAATAATTGAGTAGTTAGCTCAGTAGCTAATATGTTCATTTTTATGTCTTTTTCTGTTCGTTCTTTGCAATTGCAAGAAGATTCACGATTATGGCCTTTCAtacaaattgatattttattcttGGATtccaaaaaataatatataaaatacatTCACATTAAGAATGCAcgcgcatgcatatatatatatatagacacacacacacacacacacacacacacacacacacatatatatacatacatacatacatacatacatacatacatacatacatacatacatatatatatacatacatatatatatatatacataaatacatatatatatatatatatatacatacataaatacatattatatatacatacataaatacatatatatatataatatatatatacatacataaatacatatatatagatacatacataaatacatatatatatatatacatacatacatatatatatatatacatacatacatatatataacatacatacatatatatctatacaacatacatatatatctatacatacatatatacataatatatatatatatatataatacatatatatatatatatatatacataatatatatatatataatataatatatatatatacataatatatatatatatatatatatatatatatatacatagatatatatatatatatatatatatatataatatatatatatatatatatatatatatatataatatatatatatatatatatatatatatatatatagtgtgtgtgtgtgtgtgtgtgtgttatgtatgtacgtgtgtgtacacacgcacacacacacatacatatacatatacatacacacatacatacatacatacatatatatacatacacacacacatatgtgtgtgtgtatatatatatatgtatatgtatatgtatatgtatgtatgcatgtatgtatgtatgtacatatgtgtgtgtatgtctatatatatatatatatatgcatgtatatatatgtatatatatatatacatatatatatatatatatatacatatatacatatatatatatatatatatatatacatatatatatatatatatacatacatacatatatatatatatatacatatatatatatatacatatacatacatacatacatatatatgtatgtatgtatgtacatatatatatatatatatatatatacacacacacacacacacacatatatatatatatatatatatacatatatacatatatatatataatatatacatatatacatatatatatatatatacatatatatatataatatatacatatatatatatatatatatatataatatatatatatatatatatatacatatatacatatatatatatatatatatatatatatatacatatatacatatatatatatatacatatatatatatacatattatatatatatatacatatgtatatatatatacatatatatatatatatgtatatatatatatatgtatatatacatatatataatatacacatatatatatatatatatacatatatataaatatacacacatatatatatatatacatatatataaatatacacacatatatatatatacatatatatatatataacacatatatatatatatacatatatgtatatatatgtatatatatatatatatgtaaatatatatatataaacatacatacacatatatatatatgtatatatatgtatgtatgtatgtacgtatgtatgtatgtatatgtatgtgtatgtgtatgtgtatgtgcGTGTGCGTGTGTAGTGTATGTGTATGtgcgtgtgtgtacacacacacgtacatacataacacacacacacacacaaatataaagatacatacatacatacatacatacatatatacatacatatatacatatacatatatatatgtacatatatatatatatatagatatatatatgcatacatatatgtacatatatatgtatacatatatgtacatatatatgtatacatatatatatgtacatatatgtacatatatatatgtacatatatatgtacatatatatattatatatatatatatatatataatatatatatatatatatatatatatatatatatatatatatatatgttggtgcaaaaatccgcctgcgccggagaagctggagttgaggaggccgcggtcgccgccgggacctgcaagggaagtctaaaccggaggtggggttgttccggcaagaccctccgacgctcaagtcagttctctgcctcaacaagaatggagtgctcgaacggagaatttagcagagttatgagataagagaaatgagcttaaaaaataacgtatctgagtccccccttttataggcgggggaggcaacggactgatggcgacgtgcgtaactgcc
Above is a genomic segment from Elaeis guineensis isolate ETL-2024a chromosome 1, EG11, whole genome shotgun sequence containing:
- the LOC105060396 gene encoding uncharacterized protein, whose translation is MGSSYSSHGRGDSDDGDDDEEERGLLANSKSSQEKVLEQEPEVLPCRAAASPLSPQLSIPGTPRLLGPSVRIWDPCNVLLPSPLPASAISSGGPMDWATEVLLIAHGEWEAGLRPDRVGGRWPAAGLTPKGERQARALAVFLKSQGLRFTSVYTSPLDRARATATFICQELGFAEEQIKSSDALVEISQGQWEGCLQSEVYTPDIVSLVDRSQPDFSAPSGESLRQVEFRMIEFLNRTVLRLPEKLAIQATSMHQNETKEFCCNSSTNSVHDRDGPHWDLLYRHNQPFLQRKKSGKSRLQFVTTGDNETEDEFSHGGPARRELLCEANTRNLNTSIGIFTHAVPIKCLLTGLLNCSPVMSHKICIDDSSVTLLQHSQRTGWQIKKLNDTAHLKLL